Genomic DNA from Synergistota bacterium:
GGCTTTTTAAATAGATATTTACCCTCGTATGCCCAATTAGCTACATCATTTTGAGCGAAAGCCATCTCCGTCTCATGCCTGCCTATTAGATTACAGTTAGCTACGGATGCATTTCCCGTTTCAACTATTATCGTCACCTCAGAAACATATTTATTAACGAGATTAGCGATCGCCTCGCCTATAGGATAATATGTTCCCCCCGTACTTCCCGTTACTATCGACATATAGATTTTCCCCGCCAGTGCTTGCCCCGAAATTCCTCCTATTAAGAAGAAAGCAATCAAGAAAATTAAACACTTTTTGCGGAAAACAAAATCGCCTCCTTAAATCTTAAGTTCAAAGCTAAGATGGGTTCCCACCTTAGCGTCAACAAACCCTTTAAACTCAAATAGCCTGTATATGAGAGATCCAGAGCAATGACATGGAGCGAGAACGTCTATTTCCTCACGTGATAGATAATCTACCGTCTTTCTTATACTCTCCTCGGGCTGTCCTAAACCATGAAATCCTCCAATAAGCGCATGAACTTTTTCAACGCCCAATACCTTCTTGCCATGCTCGATGATATTTATGACTCCACTATGACCACACCCTGAAAGAACTATAAGTCCCTCTTTACCTTCTATGTACAGGGAAGTATCATCCGGAACGCTATCTATAACCATACCCTTATCATCCCTAACCGGATGTATCGGATTGCCTTCTAACCTTGGAATAGTTCCGGAAAACCAGATTCCCTCTCTAATCATAAAGGGGGAATCTTTCTTAATTAACTGAACCCCCATATCACTAAGGTCGTTCTCCGTTGAGTTCATCCTTATGGAAGCTTTCCTATCAAAAGCGAGAGGATGTATAACGATAGGGAACTCCTTTTCCCCTATAAACCGTAAGATTTGAATAAGATCATTCGCATGATCATAATGACCATGAGATATAACTATCGTGTTTATTTTTCTAATATCTTTTTTCAAGAGATAAGCATTGTGTAGAAGAGCATCAAAGCTTGGTCCAACATCATAAAGGATATTAAACCCGTCCTCCACTTCAAGGAACACAGATAATCCATGCCTTCCCACTACACCATATGGAGACTTACTTACCCTGTTTTCAATAAGAAAAGTCAATTCCACCCTCACAGCCCTAATTCCTCCGAGATAGCTTGCATAGCACTTAATCCAAGCTCTATAAAGTCTTCAAGCTCTACACCAAAATCCTGACAGCTTTTTATCTGATTCCTGTCAGCCCCAGCTGCAAACCTCTTTTCCTTAAATCTCTTCATGACAAACTTCACATCAATGGATGCCAACTTTTTCGTAGGGTGTATTAACGCCGACGCAACGATAAGCCCCGTTAGGGGATCTACCGCATATAGAGCCTTTTCAAGAAGGGTTTCTGGCATCGCTTCGGGATGACCAGCGTGAGCTATAATGGCTCTCGCCATATCATCTGGAAGATCATAACCCTCCTTCTTTATTATCTCAACGGTTCTATAACCGTGCCTGCTAAAGTTGTTCTTAGTTTCGAGGTAATCGATATCATGAAGCAATCCCGTTAAAGCCCATTTCTCCTTATCCTCACCAAGCTTTTCGGCAAGTGCCCTCATAACAGCTTCCGTCGCCAAAAGGTGCTTTTTCATATTAGCATCACGAACATACTTTTCTATGAGCTTAAGCGCATCCTCTCTTGATATTTTACCCACTTTTAAATCCCCCCTTTATAGTATATAATAGGTTGATAAATTCCTTTTGTCAAGCTCACAAGTAGAAGCTTTACATCCCTAAAGGCAAAGGTTATAATCATCCAAAAGCTAAAGTTCAGAAAAGGAGGTGCAAAGATTGCTTTTAGAAACTGAATCCATACTTTCAATTATTGAAGAATTTGAAAAAGGAAAACCTATAGTCATGCCTATTTATCCATCTGCGGTATATGAGTTCCTAAAAGAGGAAGAAGAACTAAACATAATCTGGAGGAAGGAAACCGGCTACAGATATGGCAGGTGGAGCAACCCTACCGTTAGAGCCCTCGAGAAGAAAATGGCACAGATGGAAAGATGCGAAGATGGGTTATGCTTCTCATCTGGTATGGGAGGCATAACAGCTACCCTTTTTGCTTTCCTAAGCGAAGGTGGAAAAATGCTTATAATAAAGGAAGTTTACGGCGATACACTGAGTTTTGTCAGAGAGTTCCTCCCGAGATGCGGAGTTGAAATATATGTGCACTCCATAGAGGAAAGAGATGAAATAGATAGAAGAATTGATGAAGGGTTAGACCTTCTATATCTTGAAAGTCCCACTAACCCCACTCTTAGAGTGATAGATATCAAAAACATAACGATGAAAGCTAAGGCGAAGGGTATAAAGGTGGTAGTCGACAACACGTTTGCAACGCCCATAAACCAGAAACCTCGCCTTTTTGGAGCCGATGTAATAGTTCACAGTGCTACGAAATACTTAGGTGGGCATAACGATACCATGGGAGGAATAGTCGTTGGGAGCAGAGAAGATATATCCAAGATATGGGTTATAAGGAGATTATTTGGCAATCTTATGAGTCCTTTCGATGCCTATCTCATTTTAAGAGGGATCAAGACCTTAGCCCTGAGAGTGGAGAAGCAAAATGAAAGCGCCATGAAATTAGCCAAATGGTTGGAGAAACACCCGAAAATAAGAAAGGTATTCTACCCAGGGCTTGAGTCCCATCCCGATTATGAGATAGCCAAAGCTCAGATGAGAGGCTTTGGGGGAATGATAGCCTTTGACATAGATACAAATGCAGATGGAGCAGCATACTTTATGGACTCGCTTAAGCTTATAAGAAAAGCACCAAGTTTAGGATCGGTTGAATCCATAGCCACGCGTCCCGCCTTTACCTCCCATCGAAATCTCTCGAAGGAGGAAAAGGAACGACTTGGAATAACTGAAACGCTTATAAGACTATCCGTTGGAATCGAAAATGTCGAAGATCTCAAGGAAGACATAGATAGAGCCCTTAAAGATGTTTAGCGAAGGCGTAATCTTAGGATTTGCTACTGCGGCCTTTTGGGGAGCTTCTCCTATACTCTATCGCTGGGGAGGAGAGAATCTATCCTCAGTTGAGATAAACTTCGTCAGAACTGTGGGAGCTTTCGCTTCCGTGATAATCGTTAATCTCATCATGAACTCCTGGAAACTTATAATAGTACAAGTTCCTTTTTGGGTATGGGGATTATTCTGTGTTTCCCTCTTATTCGGGCTATTTATAGGTGATAGTTTGTTTTTCAGCGGTATAAAGCTTATAGGCGTTGGAAGATGCACCGTAATAAGCTCCTCCTATCCCCTGACGACCATGCTATTTGCCTCGATATTTCTAAACGAGAAGATGAGCTTTAAGTTCTTAATAGCAGGATTAATAATAGTTTTGGGTGTCTATCTTCTATATGACGAGGAGAGCCCCACAGGAAATCCCAAAGACATGGCTATAAAAGGTTATATATTATCGTTAGGCGTTTCCTTATCATGGGGATTATCACTCGCTCTTATAAAGATTATTTCAGATTATTTTAGTCCAGTATCTTTCATGACCTGGAGAGTAGGCATACTCCTGATAATCACCCTCGTATCTATGGGCTTCAAGTTTAGAAAGCTCTCACCTGCCTTGAAAAAACCAAAGAATTGGTTTATCTTAGGAATGGCTGGTACTGTGGGAATAGGAGTCAGCTATCTTACCTTTGTTAGAGCTTTGCAGTTAGCTCCAGTCTCCCAGATAGGAATAATAACGGGAACAAGCCCACTTTTAACGACCCTTCTCGCTGCCCTCTTCTATCACGAAAAAATAACCCTAAGAAGCGGTCTTGGCAGCGGACTTATCATAGCCGGTGGGCTTCTGGCCTCGATATAAAAGGGGGTGAAAAACCTATTGATTTCGCTCAAAGATGTTAAGGAAGCACGGGAACGTATAGGGAAATTCGTACATAAAACCCCTATAGATTCTTCTAAAACGCTCAGTCTCCTTTCGGGATGCGATATCTATCTCAAGTTAGAAAACCTTCAGAAAACGGGTTCCTATAAGGTTAGAGGAGCATTTAACAAGGTGTTAAAGCTCAAAGAAAAGGGGATTAAGAACGGTGTAATAGCAGCTTCGGCAGGAAATCATGCTCAAGGTGTAGCTTATGCAGCCTCTAAGAGCAGATTACCATCGGTAATAGTTATGCCAGAAACCGCTCCGATATCAAAGATTTCTGCAACGAAAAGTTATGGAGCTGAAGTCGTCCTCTGGGGAGAAGATTTCGACTCATCTTATACCAAAGCTATCGAAATATCCAAGGAGCGACATTTAACCTTCATCCACGCTTTCGATGATCCAGATATTATAGCGGGGCAGGGAACCATAGCCTTGGAAATTATAGAGAGCTTGGATGACCTCGACCTTGTAATAGCACCTATCGGCGGTGGAGGATTAATTTCAGGTATAAGTTTAGCTATAAAGGAATCCAAACCAAACACGAGAGTAATAGGAGTCCAAGCCGAAGGAGCAGCTTCCATGTATCTCTCCATCAAAGAGGGAAAACCGATAAAAATAGAACGCGTTAATACCATAGCAGATGGAATAGCAGTTAGAAAACCTGGGGAAATCACCTTCAACATTATTCAAAAATACGTGGATGATATAGTGCTCGTATCCGACGAGGAAATAGCCTCTGCAATCCTCTTCCTTATAGAGAGGGCTAAGCTTATCGCTGAAGCTGCGGGAGCAGTAGGTGTGGCAGCAGCCATCAGCGGGAAAATCCCTTTGAAGGGAGCTAAAACACTCATAGTAATAAGCGGAGGAAACATAGATGTGAATATGATGGCACGTCTTATAGAGAGAGGTTTAATAAAAACAGGGAGACTCCTTAAGTTCTCCACCACCCTACCTGATAGACCTGGGGCTCTGGCAGGTTTACTCAACATAGTAGCAAGAGAGCGCGGTAATGTGATATCTATAAGCCACGACAGGATAAACTTGAGAGTTAGACCTGCTGAAGCAGAAGTAAGTGTAACGATAGAGACATCTGGAGAGGAGCACATAAGAAAGATATTAAAAAGCCTTAAAGATAACGGATATAAAATAAAGCTCGAGTGGTGAAAGGAGGGTTAAAGAGTGAGAAGAAGAATTTCAACAAACTTAGCTCCTCAAGCTATAGGGCCTTATAGCCAAGCAATAGCTTGTGGAGATTTCCTTTTCGTTTCCGAGCAAATAGCTATAGATCCTTCAAGCGGTAGACTTATCGAAGGAGATATAAAGGATCAGACAAGGAGGGTTCTGGAAAACATAAAAGCTATAGTTGAAGCGGCAGGCGGGAAGATGAGTGATATTGTGAAAACCACGTGCTTTCTCGCTAACTTAGAGGATTTCAAGGCGTTTAACGAAGCCTATGCTGAGTTCTTCAACGAAGATCCTCCCGCCCGCACAACAGTAGAAGTAAGCTCTCTACCAAAGGAAGCACTTATAGGGATAGATGCTATAGCCTATATTAGAGAAAAGTGAGACCTTTTAAGATTTAAAGTACCGGAAGATACCTCTCAAGCTCGTAGCTCGTAACGCGTATGCGATAGCTATTCCATTCCATCTTTTTATTAGCTATAAACTCTCTAAATACGTGCTCGCCGAGAGCCTCCCTGACGAGAGCACTGTTTTCCGCAAGCGTTATGGCTTCGTAAAGACTACCGGGGAGAGTTCTTATACCGCGTGCTTTTCTTTCCTCTTCCGTCATCTCATAAACGTTTTCCTCCACAGGATCAGGCGGAGTAAGTCCCTCTTTTATACCAGCCAATCCAGCAGCAAGCATAACAGAAAAGGCAAGATAGGGATTACAGGCAGGATCCGGAGAACGATACTCTATTCTCGTTGCTTCCTCTTTTCCAGGCTTGTAGCGAGGAACTCTTATAAGATCAGACCTGTTTTTCTGAGCCCATGTTATGTAAACCGGAGCCTCATATCCAGGAACCAACCTCTTATACGAGTTCACCCACTGACAGGTTATTGCAGTGATCTCGCGGGAATACTTTAAAAGCCCTGCTATAAAGCTCAAGGCGGTATCTGAAAGGTTATATAATCCCGTTGTTGAAAAGAAGGCGTTTTTGCCATCCTTGAACAACGACATATGAGTGTGCATTCCCGAGCCGTTAACTCCAAATATGGGCTTAGGCATGAAGGTGGCGTAAAGCCCATTTCTATAGGCTATCTCCTTAACGACAAATCTGTAGGTCATAACATGGTCTGCCATTGTTAAGGCATCCTTGTATCGAAGGTCTATCTCATGCTGGGAAGGGGCTACCTCATGATGAGCATACTCAACCTCTATACCCATTGCCTCAAGGGCAACAACAGTTTGCTTTCTCAACTCTATAGCTTCATCCCTGGGTATCATGTCAAAGTATCCCCCATAATCCAGAACATTCGTATCCTTGTTGTTTTTAAAATAGAAATACTCAAGTTCGGGTCCAACGAAGAACTCAAAGCCCATCTTCCCGGCTCTTTCCAAGTTCCTCTTAAGCACATACCTTGGATCACCTTCGAAAGGCTTCATATCCGGTGTGAGAATATCCGCAAACATTCTCGCAGTTCCATTCTCCTCAGGACTCCAGGGTAGCTTGGCAAAAGTTGAGGGATCAGGGAGGGCAAGCATATCACTTTCGTCAATTCTCGTAAAGCCCTTAATGGAAGAACCATCAAATCCCATTCCCTCTGTAAACGCTCTTTCAAGTTCCTCCTCAGTTATAGTGAATCCCTTAAGAAAGCCAAGTATGTCGGTGAACCATATCTCAATAAATCTTATTTTCTCATCCCTAACCCTCTTTAGAACAGCTTCTATTAGCTCATCCCTATTCACAAAGAAGCACCTCCCGTTTTTTTATTACTTATTATCCCTCCTCTGCGATAAAGCGAATCCCAGAGAAAGGAAGTTTTCCTTAAGAAGATCAAGGTAGCTCGAAACCTTTGGCGTCAATCTAATGAGCAACTTAACGAGCGTTAATCCCTTAGGCAGAGATACATCACATGGATTATCTGGATTATCGATTAGAACACCTTTTAAAGACTCGATTTTATCTAAGGAAACTCTCACTTCTTTCAAACCTATTTCCTTTAATAAATATGAGAAATGGGGGGAGAGAGTATACACCATTTTTCCCTTATGTCTTGCCATAGTCCATCGTCCATCCTTAAAGGTTCCCTCAATAGCAACTGTGTATCTTGCGAGATTTCTCTGATAATAGCTTTCTCCTTCCGGATCAAGCTTTTTTAGCATCCTAGAAACTCTGTATATGAAATTCTCTACAGCCAAGGCATCGAATATCTCATACGGGTTATCATCTATTCGAGGAATATAGCCTAAAAGATGCTCCTCAGGGAACCTTCGATCCCTTGAGATTATATATCTATAAACCTCTGGCTCAAGTTCTTTACCAAGCCAAAAAGCAACTTTTATCTCTCTCCACTTGGGAAAAAGTTCCACCTTAATTCTTCTACCTCCCACATTCTTAATGAGATCAGCCACAAGAGGAGAGGATGCTCCCACTGTAATGAGGGAAACACCCGAAAATGCTATAGACTGGAAGAAAAGCAAAAAAGTAAGAAAGCACAGAAAGACCCCTCCTAAAAATCTCATGGCCTCTTCTCTCTCACCTCCACGATAGAGAATTATACCCCTCTTAACTCTCGAGGTCAAAAGACTGTGGTATAATCTAAAAACGGTGGTAACAGATGAAAAAAGAAGGGGAAAAAAACGAAAGTAAAAAAGATAGGAACGAAAAAAACTCTCAGAGAAGTCTTCTTAGAATAATACTATTTGCTTTTCTAATATCTACCGGAATAGTCCTCGGAATAATAGGGGGAATCGTATATTCTTGGTATAGAACTCTTCCTGACATCTCAATACTTGAAAAGCACGAGCCAAGCTTTACAACACAAATATACGACTGCAAAGGTAGAGTCATCGCAAACCTCTTTGAGGAAAATAGAATATGGGTTCCTTTAAACAAAATACCTAAATATTTGATATACGCCGTATTAGCTGCTGAAGATAGCGACTTCTATTAC
This window encodes:
- a CDS encoding MBL fold metallo-hydrolase, translating into MRVELTFLIENRVSKSPYGVVGRHGLSVFLEVEDGFNILYDVGPSFDALLHNAYLLKKDIRKINTIVISHGHYDHANDLIQILRFIGEKEFPIVIHPLAFDRKASIRMNSTENDLSDMGVQLIKKDSPFMIREGIWFSGTIPRLEGNPIHPVRDDKGMVIDSVPDDTSLYIEGKEGLIVLSGCGHSGVINIIEHGKKVLGVEKVHALIGGFHGLGQPEESIRKTVDYLSREEIDVLAPCHCSGSLIYRLFEFKGFVDAKVGTHLSFELKI
- a CDS encoding HDIG domain-containing protein, whose translation is MKKHLLATEAVMRALAEKLGEDKEKWALTGLLHDIDYLETKNNFSRHGYRTVEIIKKEGYDLPDDMARAIIAHAGHPEAMPETLLEKALYAVDPLTGLIVASALIHPTKKLASIDVKFVMKRFKEKRFAAGADRNQIKSCQDFGVELEDFIELGLSAMQAISEELGL
- a CDS encoding aminotransferase class I/II-fold pyridoxal phosphate-dependent enzyme codes for the protein MLLETESILSIIEEFEKGKPIVMPIYPSAVYEFLKEEEELNIIWRKETGYRYGRWSNPTVRALEKKMAQMERCEDGLCFSSGMGGITATLFAFLSEGGKMLIIKEVYGDTLSFVREFLPRCGVEIYVHSIEERDEIDRRIDEGLDLLYLESPTNPTLRVIDIKNITMKAKAKGIKVVVDNTFATPINQKPRLFGADVIVHSATKYLGGHNDTMGGIVVGSREDISKIWVIRRLFGNLMSPFDAYLILRGIKTLALRVEKQNESAMKLAKWLEKHPKIRKVFYPGLESHPDYEIAKAQMRGFGGMIAFDIDTNADGAAYFMDSLKLIRKAPSLGSVESIATRPAFTSHRNLSKEEKERLGITETLIRLSVGIENVEDLKEDIDRALKDV
- a CDS encoding DMT family transporter, encoding MFSEGVILGFATAAFWGASPILYRWGGENLSSVEINFVRTVGAFASVIIVNLIMNSWKLIIVQVPFWVWGLFCVSLLFGLFIGDSLFFSGIKLIGVGRCTVISSSYPLTTMLFASIFLNEKMSFKFLIAGLIIVLGVYLLYDEESPTGNPKDMAIKGYILSLGVSLSWGLSLALIKIISDYFSPVSFMTWRVGILLIITLVSMGFKFRKLSPALKKPKNWFILGMAGTVGIGVSYLTFVRALQLAPVSQIGIITGTSPLLTTLLAALFYHEKITLRSGLGSGLIIAGGLLASI
- a CDS encoding threonine ammonia-lyase, yielding MISLKDVKEARERIGKFVHKTPIDSSKTLSLLSGCDIYLKLENLQKTGSYKVRGAFNKVLKLKEKGIKNGVIAASAGNHAQGVAYAASKSRLPSVIVMPETAPISKISATKSYGAEVVLWGEDFDSSYTKAIEISKERHLTFIHAFDDPDIIAGQGTIALEIIESLDDLDLVIAPIGGGGLISGISLAIKESKPNTRVIGVQAEGAASMYLSIKEGKPIKIERVNTIADGIAVRKPGEITFNIIQKYVDDIVLVSDEEIASAILFLIERAKLIAEAAGAVGVAAAISGKIPLKGAKTLIVISGGNIDVNMMARLIERGLIKTGRLLKFSTTLPDRPGALAGLLNIVARERGNVISISHDRINLRVRPAEAEVSVTIETSGEEHIRKILKSLKDNGYKIKLEW
- a CDS encoding RidA family protein, which translates into the protein MRRRISTNLAPQAIGPYSQAIACGDFLFVSEQIAIDPSSGRLIEGDIKDQTRRVLENIKAIVEAAGGKMSDIVKTTCFLANLEDFKAFNEAYAEFFNEDPPARTTVEVSSLPKEALIGIDAIAYIREK
- a CDS encoding glutamine synthetase; translation: MNRDELIEAVLKRVRDEKIRFIEIWFTDILGFLKGFTITEEELERAFTEGMGFDGSSIKGFTRIDESDMLALPDPSTFAKLPWSPEENGTARMFADILTPDMKPFEGDPRYVLKRNLERAGKMGFEFFVGPELEYFYFKNNKDTNVLDYGGYFDMIPRDEAIELRKQTVVALEAMGIEVEYAHHEVAPSQHEIDLRYKDALTMADHVMTYRFVVKEIAYRNGLYATFMPKPIFGVNGSGMHTHMSLFKDGKNAFFSTTGLYNLSDTALSFIAGLLKYSREITAITCQWVNSYKRLVPGYEAPVYITWAQKNRSDLIRVPRYKPGKEEATRIEYRSPDPACNPYLAFSVMLAAGLAGIKEGLTPPDPVEENVYEMTEEERKARGIRTLPGSLYEAITLAENSALVREALGEHVFREFIANKKMEWNSYRIRVTSYELERYLPVL